A single genomic interval of Pangasianodon hypophthalmus isolate fPanHyp1 chromosome 8, fPanHyp1.pri, whole genome shotgun sequence harbors:
- the htr1aa gene encoding 5-hydroxytryptamine (serotonin) receptor 1A a: MERTDVNVSVNITEGLGELLSTLTSQLITSLLLGALILFAILGNTCVITAIALERSLQNVANYLIGSLAVTDLMVSVLVLPMAALYQVLDKWTLGQEICDLFIALDVLCCTSSILHLCAIALDRYWTITDPIDYVNKRTPKRAAVLISLTWIVGFSISIPPMLGWRKPEDRSDPNACSISQDPAYTVYSTFGAFYLPLVIMLVLYGRIFRAARFRIRKNVGKRRRVSARIPDHDEITVSFSANGATKPKTEFMELRAENCKRHILPLSNTSLFEQKNEKSVETKRKAALARERRAVKTLGIIMGTFILCWLPFFTVALVLPFCKTRCSMPDWLGDVINWLGYSNSLLNPVIYAYFNKDFQNAFKKIVKCKCLRL, translated from the coding sequence ATGGAGAGGACAGACGTGAACGTGAGTGTGAACATCACCGAGGGACTCGGAGAGCTTCTCTCCACTCTCACCTCACAGCTCATCACCTCGCTGCTGCTTGGAGCGCTCATTCTCTTTGCCATTTTGGGAAACACATGTGTCATCACTGCCATTGCTTTGGAACGATCTCTCCAGAATGTGGCTAATTACTTAATTGGCTCGTTAGCGGTCACGGACCTCATGGTGTCAGTTCTGGTTCTGCCCATGGCTGCTCTCTATCAGGTCCTGGACAAGTGGACTTTGGGTCAGGAGATCTGTGATCTGTTCATTGCTCTGGATGTTTTGTGCTGCACATCTTCCATCCTTCACCTGTGCGCCATTGCGCTGGATCGCTATTGGACCATCACCGACCCGATCGACTATGTGAACAAACGGACCCCAAAACGTGCCGCTGTGTTAATCAGCCTCACATGGATTGTCGGATTCTCCATCTCCATCCCACCGATGTTGGGATGGAGGAAACCAGAAGACCGCTCTGACCCCAATGCATGCTCCATCAGCCAAGATCCAGCATACACCGTGTACTCCACGTTCGGTGCTTTCTACCTTCCGCTTGTCATCATGCTCGTGCTTTATGGACGCATTTTCAGAGCTGCCAGATTTCGCATCCGGAAAAACGTTGGGAAGCGTCGGAGAGTGTCGGCAAGGATCCCGGACCATGATGAAATCACAGTAAGCTTCAGTGCCAACGGAGCCACAAAACCCAAGACAGAGTTCATGGAACTGAGAGCAGAAAACTGTAAACGGCACATCCTGCCGCTCTCTAACACTTCACTGTTCGAGCAAAAGAACGAGAAGAGCGTGGAAACGAAAAGAAAAGCGGCGCTGGCACGGGAACGGAGGGCGGTGAAGACGCTCGGCATCATCATGGGTACGTTCATCCTGTGCTGGCTGCCGTTCTTCACCGTGGCGCTCGTGCTGCCGTTCTGTAAGACGCGATGCTCGATGCCCGACTGGCTCGGAGACGTCATCAACTGGCTCGGCTACTCCAACTCTCTCCTGAACCCCGTCATCTACGCCTACTTCAATAAAGACTTCCAGAACGCATTCaagaaaattgtaaaatgcAAATGTCTCAGGCTGTGA
- the LOC117597868 gene encoding ribonuclease inhibitor-like isoform X2, producing the protein MHNMTKNSQRLQCSNLTEESCRVLSSVLSSNSSSLRELDLSGNKLQDSGVKLLSAGLENPHCTLEILRLCLCNLREESCRALSSVLSSNSSSLRELDLSNNNLQDSGVKLLSAGLENPQCTLEKLGLYGCCLTEESCRALSSVLSSNSSSLRELDLTDNKLQDSGVKLLSAGLENPHCKLEILRLCLCDLSEESCRVLASVLRSSRLRELNLWDNKLQDSGVKLLSAGLENPHCTLEKLELTRCSVTEEGCAALASALRSNSSSHLRELNLDFNKPGESGVKLLSDLLKDPHCKLETLHMK; encoded by the exons ATGCACAATATGACAAagaacagtcagag ACTGCAGTGTTCtaatctcacagaggaaagctgtagagttctgtcctcagttctcagctcaaactcctccagtctgagagaactggacctgagtggcaataaactgcaggattcaggagtgaagctgctctctgctggactggagaatccacactgtacactggagatactgag attgtgtttgtgtaatctgagagaggaaagctgtagagctctgtcctcagttctcagctcaaactcctccagtctgagagaactggacctgagtaacaataacctgcaggattcaggagtgaagctgctctctgctggactggagaatccacaatgtacactggagaaactggG ATTGTATGGTTGCTgtctcacagaggaaagctgtagagctctgtcctcagttctcagctcaaactcctccagtctgagagaactggacctgacggataataaactgcaggattcaggagtgaagctgctctctgctggattggagaatccacactgtaaactggagatactgag attgtgtttgtgtgatctctcagaggaaagctgtagagttctggcCTCAGTTCTGAGATCCTCCAgactgagagaactgaacctgtGGGataataaactgcaggattcaggagtgaagctgctctctgctggactggagaatccacactgtacactggagaaactAGA ACTGACACGGTGCAGTGTTACAGAAGAAGGTTGTGCTGCtttggcttcagctctgaggtcaaactcctcatcacacctgagagaactgaacctggACTTCAATaaaccaggagaatcaggagtgaagctgctctctgatctactgaaggatccacactgtaaactggagacactgca
- the LOC117597868 gene encoding ribonuclease inhibitor-like isoform X1: MHNMTKNSQRLQCSNLTEESCRVLSSVLSSNSSSLRELDLSGNKLQDSGVKLLSAGLENPHCTLEILRLCWCDLSEQSCRVLSLVLSSNSSSLRELDLSGNKLQVSEIKLLSAGLENPHCTLETLRFCCCNLTEESCRVLSSVLSSNSSSLRELDLSNNNLQDSGVKLLSAGLKNPQCKLEILGLCLCNLREESCRALSSVLSSNSSSLRELDLSNNNLQDSGVKLLSAGLENPQCTLEKLGLYGCCLTEESCRALSSVLSSNSSSLRELDLTDNKLQDSGVKLLSAGLENPHCKLEILRLCLCDLSEESCRVLASVLRSSRLRELNLWDNKLQDSGVKLLSAGLENPHCTLEKLELTRCSVTEEGCAALASALRSNSSSHLRELNLDFNKPGESGVKLLSDLLKDPHCKLETLHMK; the protein is encoded by the exons ATGCACAATATGACAAagaacagtcagag ACTGCAGTGTTCtaatctcacagaggaaagctgtagagttctgtcctcagttctcagctcaaactcctccagtctgagagaactggacctgagtggcaataaactgcaggattcaggagtgaagctgctctctgctggactggagaatccacactgtacactggagatactgag GTTGTGTTGGTGCGATCTTTCAGAACAAAGCTGCAGAGTGCTGTCCTTGGTTCTCAGTTCAAACTCCTCGAGTTTAAGAGAACTGGATCTGAGTGGCAACAAACTGCAGGTGTCAGAAATTAAACTGCtttctgctggactggagaatccacactgtacactggagacccTGAG gTTCTGTTgctgtaatctgacagaggaaagctgtagagttctgtcctcagttctcagctcaaattcctccagtctgagagaattggacctgagtaacaataacctgcaggattcaggagtgaagctgctctctgctggactgaaGAATCCACAGTGTAAACTGGAGATACTGGG attgtgtttgtgtaatctgagagaggaaagctgtagagctctgtcctcagttctcagctcaaactcctccagtctgagagaactggacctgagtaacaataacctgcaggattcaggagtgaagctgctctctgctggactggagaatccacaatgtacactggagaaactggG ATTGTATGGTTGCTgtctcacagaggaaagctgtagagctctgtcctcagttctcagctcaaactcctccagtctgagagaactggacctgacggataataaactgcaggattcaggagtgaagctgctctctgctggattggagaatccacactgtaaactggagatactgag attgtgtttgtgtgatctctcagaggaaagctgtagagttctggcCTCAGTTCTGAGATCCTCCAgactgagagaactgaacctgtGGGataataaactgcaggattcaggagtgaagctgctctctgctggactggagaatccacactgtacactggagaaactAGA ACTGACACGGTGCAGTGTTACAGAAGAAGGTTGTGCTGCtttggcttcagctctgaggtcaaactcctcatcacacctgagagaactgaacctggACTTCAATaaaccaggagaatcaggagtgaagctgctctctgatctactgaaggatccacactgtaaactggagacactgca